The Gemmatimonadaceae bacterium genomic sequence GCTACCGCACCCGTCTTCTTCTCGCCGCCCTCATGGCCGGCGAACTTCGCGTTGGTCCACATCACGATCCCGTAGAGGATCGCGCCGATAACGAGCGCACCGCCGATCAGGCCAGTGAAGGCCGCGCCCTTGTCGCTGCCGTGGTTCGAGTGTCCGGACATGGGGAGTCTGGTGGGATCTGGGGAGTGGCGGCCGCGGGGCGGCTACCGGGTCTTACGCGACGTCGGCGACGCGCACCGACACCATGTGGTCATTCTGCACGATGGTCGGGAGGATCTCCAGACCCTCCGTCACCTGGCCGAACACGGTGTGGACGCCGTTCAGATGGCGCGTGTTGCCCTCGCTCAGCACGAGGAAGAACTGGCTGCCGCCCGTGTCCTTGCCGGCGTGCGCCATGGAGAGCGCGCCCACCTTGTGCTTGTGCGGGTTGCCCGCCGTCTCGCACTTGATCTTCCACCCCGGGCCGCCGGTGCCGACCGGACCCTTGCCGTCCTTCGTGTGCGGGCAGCCGCCCTGCACCACGAACTCGGGGATCACGCGGTGGAACTTGATGCCATCATAGAAGCCGCTGTTGGCGAGCTTCTCGAAATTTTCGACAGTACCAGGCGCCTCGCCGGGGAACAGCTCCACCGTCAGGGTGCCCTTGTTGGTTTCGATCGTAGCCAGCTTGGTCACGGAAAATCCCGGGTTAAGGGTGACCCCGAAACGTAATGCGCTTCCCGGCGCCTCGGTGGGGCCCAATCCCTATGGTCCTACCGGTGGCGCAGGGCCACCTGGGCCAGCCGCCGATCGAGCGTGAAGAGCTCCGCGCCTTCGAGCCGGCTCGAGCCGAGCAGGTGGACATCGATGAGCCCCAGGCCGCGCCCGGCCAGTCGGTGCTGCTCAATGAAGGCCAGGACCTCGGCATCGGTCAGCACGCGGGCCTGCGGCAGCTCGCCGAGCAGCGTCAGCACCTCATGCCGCGATTTCAACAGGCCACAAGCGAGCTCCCCGATCACGAACGGGTGACAGAAAATCACCCCGGCCTCGAGTTGCTCGGCGAGCCGCGCATTGCCCCGCCGAAAGTGATCGATCCAGACGGAGGTGTCCGCCAGAATCATCGGGGGCGCGGCTCGGACCGTCGCCGAGGGACCGGCGACAGGGTCGGCTGCGACCCACCCAGCGCCGCCAGTCGGCGGGCGCTCTCCCGAGCGACGAGCGCCTGCAGCCCGGCGTGCACGAGTGCCGTCTTCTCGCTGATCCCCGTGAGCCGCATCGCCTCGGCGAGGACGTGGTCGTCAATATTCAAGGTGGTTTTCATACATATGAGTATGGCTGTTCGAGCCATACATCTCAAGAGCGGGCAATCTCTGGCTCACGTCGCTGCGCGCGGCGCGAGCACGGAGTTCGACCAGGGAATCCGATCAGGGAATTCGACCCGGGTCGAACGCCCCTCGAGTCGCATCAGGGCTTCCCGTAAGGTGAGCCGCGCCCAACACCGGGCGCCGTTCACCACCTCCGGGTCCGCCTCCATGCTCGCCACTCATTCGACTCGCTCGCGCCGCCCTTGGACGACGGTCGCCGCCGCTGCCGTTTTCTCGGCCATCGTACTCGCGCCCGCGGCCGGCGCCCAACTCGCCACCAAGGATTTCCTGACCAGCGGTGACCAGCTTCTCGTCGCTGACGCCGCCACCGGGTTCGAGTGGCTGACCCCGGTCTATACGAAGAACCTCGTCTATCA encodes the following:
- a CDS encoding type II toxin-antitoxin system VapB family antitoxin is translated as MKTTLNIDDHVLAEAMRLTGISEKTALVHAGLQALVARESARRLAALGGSQPTLSPVPRRRSEPRPR
- a CDS encoding peptidylprolyl isomerase; amino-acid sequence: MTKLATIETNKGTLTVELFPGEAPGTVENFEKLANSGFYDGIKFHRVIPEFVVQGGCPHTKDGKGPVGTGGPGWKIKCETAGNPHKHKVGALSMAHAGKDTGGSQFFLVLSEGNTRHLNGVHTVFGQVTEGLEILPTIVQNDHMVSVRVADVA
- a CDS encoding type II toxin-antitoxin system VapC family toxin, coding for MILADTSVWIDHFRRGNARLAEQLEAGVIFCHPFVIGELACGLLKSRHEVLTLLGELPQARVLTDAEVLAFIEQHRLAGRGLGLIDVHLLGSSRLEGAELFTLDRRLAQVALRHR